In candidate division WOR-3 bacterium, the genomic window AGGGGTTTCGAGCAACAATCAGATGATTCAGTGGATCGGCCAGACGAGGACTCTGAAAATCTCTGCGGCTACTTCTGATTCGCCGGCATATTTGAGAACACCCGTATCTTTGAACATTGATTCTCTATTCAATGAAACTTTTGTCGAAGAACCCGTTGATAGAGAGGTGGATTTTCCCAGGGATTTAAAAGTAAATTTTTATCTGAATCCGCCTTACTTTGAAATACACTATCAAGGTCAGGACCTCGCCAGCTTGGCGTACTCCCTTTTTGATGCCTCGGGAAGAGTTTTCATTGCAAGAAAGCATTTGGAAGATGGGTTTTCAGGGAGAATAAGTCTATCCGATATGCCTCCTGGAGTTTATTTTCTGAATATTGAAGGCGAAAGGATTGGCTTTTCAGGTCAAATTTTCCTCATGACCAAAAAAATATTTTCGTTTCGATAAAAAGTGTACAAAAGAGGAATTTTAATCAGTCCAGAGAGCATATTGTAAAATTTCAATCAAAACCTGGTCAAAAAGAACGCATTGTCCTGAAGCCAATGAGTTCTATCGCCATCATCGGTATGTTTTTGCCTCTTGCCGAGCATCTGAGGTACCTGAAATCATGTCCGAACGATCCGCCTCTCATAGATCGGAATTCTCCGGACTCTGATCCTCTGGGGTTGTAGTTGCTGCCCACAGGGGGGTAATCTGAATAGTAGTTGGAACACCACTGCCAGACATTTCCCGCCATATCGTACAGGCCGAAATTGTTTGAGCTGAAGGCAGTTACCGGCGACGTCCTCATGTAGCCGTCTTTTGCCATGTGTGAGAAAACCGCTTTGAAATCTCCCCCTTCCATATCTTGAATGTATTCACCCACTGTAGAGTATCCGGCGTGGTTGGCTTTGGCTTCAACCTTTTCGATGCCGGGGGATCCATCTCCCCAGGGATAAGAGACGACACTCCCCCCTTGAGAGGCGTATTCGAATTCAAATTCCGTCGGGAGTCTGTAACCGTTCGTGTAAAGACATTGCCATGTCAATGTGTCGTATTGAACTTCTAATCCTTCGCGGGTTGAAAGCCAGTTGCAATAACGGGCTGCGTCAAACCAAGTCACTTGAGTGACTGGATGGTCAGGAATGCTGTCTAAGGCGCTGGGGCCGTCTGGACCCTGTGGGTTTCTCCATGTGCCCCCATCGTGTTGATAACCGGTTGTGTCCGTATAAAATCCGAGGGTTGTGTCCCTTTCGGCATCGGTTGT contains:
- a CDS encoding SUMF1/EgtB/PvdO family nonheme iron enzyme; this translates as MQNNCPNCFFPISKDDKVCPNCGLKLPQNTPPPPKDLPPPPPPIKAKKEFSDVKSHNIPSPPKDPPHVKKEAPYPYDYEETELRSKLKPTLIFIFMFFAVLTVAAIFFSNKYFKKPPQTPLIEDKPRIVPEGYSFIPEGISRIGSTRPIFDDEKPTFRVKIDSFFMKTTPVTNRDFAVFVQETGYTTDAERDTTLGFYTDTTGYQHDGGTWRNPQGPDGPSALDSIPDHPVTQVTWFDAARYCNWLSTREGLEVQYDTLTWQCLYTNGYRLPTEFEFEYASQGGSVVSYPWGDGSPGIEKVEAKANHAGYSTVGEYIQDMEGGDFKAVFSHMAKDGYMRTSPVTAFSSNNFGLYDMAGNVWQWCSNYYSDYPPVGSNYNPRGSESGEFRSMRGGSFGHDFRYLRCSARGKNIPMMAIELIGFRTMRSF